Within the Zea mays cultivar B73 chromosome 10, Zm-B73-REFERENCE-NAM-5.0, whole genome shotgun sequence genome, the region CAGGATGGGTACTGTGTGTGTGGGTTGTTGTTGTCTGGGTTGTTTGTGCGCCCTGTATTGGTTTTGGGCCCGGTTTCCCTTAAAACTGGGTCAATTCTTTTCTTCTTAATTGAGAGACAGAGCTCCTGCCATTACGTTCAAAAAAAATAATAGAGTGTTGGTTTTGTGGTGCACCATGTGGGGTAGTACTTCAATAAGCTACACACTAGGTTCAAACTTGAAAAAGAAGGCTTTGAGAATTTGGATTAAGAGCATGGAGTGTTAAATGGACATGTTTTCTATATGGTAGGAGCTGGTGTCTCCAGGGATCGATTCTCCTTCCAAACCTAAGAATTGTCCTGAGACCTGGGAGGTCTAGTAAGTAGTATAGGGTGTGTGGTCATTATTTGTAATCCATACTGACTAGGGCATGCAAACAGTGGACATTGAAAAGAAGTCAGTTCCTTTTAATTCAAAATGTGCCCTTGCATATTCATTTGAAACCATGAAATCAGATTAATTTAGATGAATGCTAAATTAAGTGTGCTTCTTGATAGTTGGCCACCAAATAATTTATTGCTGATAATTAGTTCTTGAAATCTGTGGACGTCATCTTCATACAAGAAATTATATTCAAATATGACGTGTTCAAACCTTGTATTCGTCAAACTTGTTTTGCTCAGGCTTTTTTTTGGTCTAATGAACACATCAGGTGCTATGGGGTTGTTCAAGAAACTTGATGTTGGTCCACTCGAGCTTGGGGACTATCTTGGTTGGATATATACTTGACCCTTTTCATTCTCTGATAATCTGATTAGACCATGGATGCCATTGTCAAtttgctaaaacttgtttttttaCCCATGTTTGCAGCAATTGGTGCTATTTTCTCGGCAACAGATTCTGTTTGCACCTTACAGGTTTGTTGTTGAACAATTTGCCATTTTTATCTTATAAAAATTGAGATAGGAAGCCAATTTAATTGGAAATTCATTACTTGCAGGTGCTTAACCAGGATGAAACACCCCTACTCTATAGTCTAGTTTTTGGTGAAGGTGTTGTTAATGATGCCACATCTGTTGTGCTCTTCAATGCAATTGAAAACCTTGATATTGATAATTTTGATGCTATTGTTCTGTTGAATTTCGTCGGAAAATTTCTCTACTTGTTCTTCACCAGCACCATACTTGGAGTAGCTGTAAGTAATCCCCTACCGCCACTTTTGTGAGTCGTCTTATGAATTCTTTCCTGTGCCAAAATAATCAGAAAATCTACTCTGATGATTTGAGCAGGGTTCTTTTGACTGACTGATAATATTCTTTTCATGGCAGACCGGGTTGCTTAGTGCATACATTATCAAGAAGCTCTGCTTTGCCAGGTCTGCGCACTCTGTGGGGGTAGTTTATTGCATTTTACTTTAGACTACAAAACAACACACATTTGAAAATTACTGTTTCATGCTTGTGGTGACGTGCAGACATTCAACTGATAGAGAAGTTTCTATCATGATACTCATGGCATACctttcatacatgatatcaatgGTAAGTGCATGAATATAAGTTCCAAACGTCATAAATTAGCAAGTCTACTTACTTGTAAAATGTTTAGGATGTATATGAATACCATATGGTATTGATACTATATTAAAAATTTAACCTTTAGTTACTAATTTCTCTTGATTTGCTACATATGTTCTTATTTTTGTGTAGCATGCACTGATCTGAGTTTTCTGTTATCCTTTTGCAAACAACATGATACCAAGATTTGTTTCTAATATTTTCTTCCAATTTTCAGCTGTTGGACCTGAGTGGAATTCTTACTGTCTTCTTCTGTGGAATAGTAATGTCACATTACACTTGGCATAATGTGACAGAAAGTTCTAGGGTTACCACCAAGTATGTCTTTTCTGGATTCAGTTTTTCTAGCAAAAATTATGGTTCTTACTTCTTACATTATGTATACTAATTGCTGATTTTCTCTTTCCATGTTGCAGGCATACTTTTGCAACTTTATCATTCATTGCAGAAATTTTCCTTTTCCTCTATGTTGGGATGGATGCATTGGACATTGAGAAGTGGAAATTAGCTAGTAGCAGGTACCTTTCGCCTGTTGGAATGATTGATTTTGAAGGACTAGATATACCAACATAGATAACATACTAGTAAGAAAATTTCTGCTGTTATTAATTATCTTGAACAAACTCATGTATGAGTTATTGACTCTGCATCCAGTTGGGCTGATGTTATGTCAGTACAACAACAgcaaagccttttagtcccaaacaAGTTGGGGTAGGCAAGGCTGATGTTATGTCAGTCCTGAACTAAAATATTCTTGTTATACTGGTTCTGTTGTTGGCAAGAGGAACCTGTATTTGGAGATTGTTCAGTGAACCAGAATACCAGATCCTTCAGGTTTCTATTAACTGTTGTTTGACAAGTGAGCAGCAATGGCTCACAGCATCAGCTCCCAGTGGACGTCGTCTGTCCTTACTTTCTATAATGACCTCCCCCAcccaaaaataataataatatctaTTTGTTTCTCCTATGATGCAGTCCTAAGAAACCAATTGCTTTAAGTGCAATTATTTTGGGCTTGGTTATGGTTGGAAGAGCGGCATTTGTATTCCCTTTGTCGTTCTTATCCAACCTAAGCAAAAAGGAGGCCCGTCCAAAGATCTCCTTCAAGCAACAAGTCAGTGCTAGAtctctcttctttttttttcATTCTTCTGCCATTGTGTCCCTCTGGAAACCTGAAAGAGCTAAGTTGCTGGTATTTTCCGTTAGGTAATCATATGGTGGGCTGGTCTCATGAGAGGAGCAGTGTCAATTGCGCTTGCCTATAACAAGGTGATGTTTGCAGCGAATTCTCATCTGCTTTGAACCTGCTATCAGATTTTTACATGTCATTGCTTGAGCATCTATAGGAGGCTCTTCTTTACAATAGGCCATGTAAAATTTTGCAGTTTACAGCATCTGGTCACACTGAAGTGCGAGTCAATGCTATCATGATCACCAGCACAGTTATTGTTGTTCTATTCAGCACAATGGTAAGCCGTCTGCTATACCTTATTATTATCATCTTGTTCTTCATAGATGTGCGTGTTACATAGTCCAGCACAAAACATGACAATGAAACGGCCAAGGGTATAATAATAACTCATGTGATGTTTTTCATATTTGTTTCTTCATGCTGTATGTGAATATGCAAACATAATTAAAGGTCCATACACATGAATCAACtagtgtttttttattttttgttttGAGAAAAGTGAAAGTACTACCGTTTTGCTAATTTACATGCCATTCAGGTTTTCGGCCTGCTGACGAAGCCGCTTCTCAGTCTCCTCATCCCACCAAGGACTGGACTGAACACGTCGTCTCTGCTCTCAAGCCAGTCTATGCTGGACCCACTCCTTACTAGCATGATGGGGTCTGACTTTGATGTAGGGCAGATCAACTCCCCTCAATACAACCTCCAGTTCATTCTCACCGCGCCAGCTCGCTCCGTCCATCGCCTTTGGCGCAAGTTTGACGATCGGTTCATGCGCCCGGTGTTCGGGGGGCGAGGTTTCGTCCCCTTTGTGCCTGGTTCGCCGGTGGAGAGGAGTGTCCCTGAATCTCACCTGGGCACTGTGACGGAGGCTGAGCGCAGTTGAAATGAGGCAAGAGGGATGCCGACAATTTTCTGTAGATCTTCAGACAGATACCACTCATACTCCTATTTTATTTTCAGAATCCACTGGTGCGAATTGTTCTTTGTAGTACCTTGTGCATATAGTTTTATATAGAGCTGCTACACAAGCTGCTGTAAATTTCTGGGAGGCACTCCCAACTGTAGATTACTGCAATTCATCTGTAAATTTCAATCTTGTTCAAGAAGAATGATCATATATTGGCATGTTTTTTCTTAGCAGTTGTATAATTGTGAGCCTGACACAACAAATCCCTTTTACCCCAAGAATGTTAAATGTAGAAAAGACAAGATTGTCAAAACTCCTAGTGACCCCCCCCCTCCCCctactgttggagacttgttctcaaatgctataagttaaaaacaaggcaacacagagaatgttaaacgataaagtccttcgtccttcgaagcattattccccttaggatataacgatcttcggacgaaggccatgaaggacgaaccttcatcatcacagtatacattaatggaaaacgaagcatatgaaacataaaagatagcatgaataatcatataacattattcatttaactttattatatcatcataaagaaatagagacaatatcgaattataaatataccttcggcttggaaggagatgaaaatacaagtgtgacgtaaaagcaaatgccaagtcagcgtgaacagtacgggggtactgttcacctatttataggcacagggtacaacccatacaaaattacatacatgccctttacatttggtgatgattctatagcactctatcgaggtctaaatgaccttttcatctttaagtcggttcccttttctgcgaacctgccgaagctttcctgcttcacagcttcggcactgtgtcaaccttcgtatcttttgagcttctccctttctgatacaagtccgaagatacctgttcacacattgtactacagaaatactgttaaatcctatttttgaggaccttcggaggccgaaggtccccaacagtagcccctcgcaatattaatttgtttgaaataataaatttagattgcgatatggacgaaggctttacgccgaaggtccgaaaaaacaccttccctttgctagaatagcaacattcaatgacaagtggggtttttcaactttcaacgcaccgagcgtataaatacggccataccgcaaactcattttgcacgctttctggccaaccactcccgcttactcgatttttagctcttgtgcactgtgtttTGCTAAGCTTTCAGCTTTGAAGCTTcagatttgaaaatagttttttagtgcttccgaagatgtctgaagctgctaagaaggctgctgctaagatgaagctgagtcttgatgaagagaagaacttaggatttcttatagcgatgtcgaagaccaacacagaaaaaatcaccaatgagattctggaaggactgtctgaagatactggtgacagtgaaagttatgatgtagacagcggtggcgaagactccgaagatcgcccctggcgaccaagccattcagtttatggtaaatcaactatcaaagaaaatcatcttgttaacatgagaggaaggtatttccgggatttgtccattgtgagggccgacgaaggggagaagacttgtccacaccctgaagagaatgaagtcgtagtattccgaagctttttgaaggctgggctgcgattgcccttgagcagcttcgtcgtggaagtgctgaagatttttgaagtctatcttcaccaacttacccccgaggctatcataaggctgaacatcttcgtgtgggccgtgcgaagccaaggtctgaagcctgatgcaaaaagtttctgcaatatgcacgaattatcatacgagacaataccttggggtaaggaacagtatcacaataactttggctgctacagttttgtttctcgatctgggtcaagctgtcccgtgccaacttttcggaagaggtggcctagcggctggatgacagaatggttttatgtaaaaaatgatctgaaagcacgggaagacatcaaaggtataatcatgcgacctatttggcaaagcttcggccttcggaggccgaaggttgaaatgaatgaagccgccgaagagtgccaaagagccttcggcgttgtctgctcttttataggaacaagggacttagtacaagagcatatcgccttcagggtgtggccgcttgcggagaagtgggaaatgccacaagaaaccattaaagaggccgacgaaggtggacttatcagatttaagtacacttttaaatttggagataaatttattgagccagatgatgagtggttgaaaagtattgacaatttaagtgatgagctgctcgggacctactcgaaggctgaagataatgcaatgtcagcagccttcggaggccgaaaaaagaagagactgaatcgagtatttgatgccatcgggtttgtctaccctgactattgctatcccattcggaggcagaagagaaaaaacacaacctctgcaaaagaagaagctgcagctgctcctagcgagccagaaccgaaaagaaaaaagataaaggttcttacgcatcggccgcgttatattgaaccagcttcggtgcccgagtttaccgggaaaacttcttcggccaccgaagctgccttgttgccagagatcgcagaaacggccgaagtgccaccaaagatagaatcagaacaatcaaacattttgttgtcagaaacaaaagagaaaaccgaagcgccgtccacagaaaaaattgaagaggtaaaagaagcaactgagggctccaaaacatcagaagttttgagtcctacagcaatcattgggacagcaaaaaatgaaaaagtgccagccgcaACTCCGAAGaggaagagaatggctaatgtgctagatgtactggaaacgatcaaatcttcgagcacacctccgaagaaggctgctgttactcctgaaacaacagctgaaatttctggttctagagctccagagcaagaaattgaagccgaagctgggccctcagagcccgcaaaaactttggaaaatgaggcagaaaaaataacaaagccaacttttgaagaaactggtgttgttacccccgaagcatcccccaaaattcgtgattatatttttcgtcatgcttcggggaaaaaattatcagaaaaagaagaacaagaggcccagcattatgcccaaaaactgaaatatccaaagggggcgttaatatttaatggcagtggagaagaagacttcttgtattgtcttcccgacagcaaggaaatttctgtctgccgggagatgagcaagagcttcggattcccgactttagaagacgggctctcagtgctttcgaagaacgatctggccgatagcctggcttacaatagcttaaaggtacgatatatgaaatccttgtatttttccgttcgtttaaacccactgacacacatatttctttttgcagggcttgatacttagcaatgctcttagagcacaaaaagatgctgaagacgaagggtgtacaatagccctgagcaaccttcgttccgaagtaattgaactgaggaacgaaggtctcgaaaaagacaaaatattatattcattgataaataaaataaaagaggacgaagctgcttctaaaattcaagctgaagctcagaaacgcgaaattgaagaccttcggaaacaactggccagagccaaggaagaacgcatacttgaagaaacaaaacgtgaactcagcgatcaatgggcagatcacctagaagtgactgttgaagagcttcgttcgtccaaaaagagatgctacagtaaatctatagattgtgtcaagaaattaaaggctagcttcgccaaggtcggcgcattctcaagtgaggaaaacttttcaagaggcaatcccgaaggtgtcatcgaatggattaaccacgaagctgaagcttttgaagaaattttaaatagccgaggagatatatgtgccttctctggcgccagagggattgccactatcttagagaaggagggctgtgaacatgtaaaaattttagcacagtccgaagctgctttgtcctttgaagatacaaaaaatccttcggccgaagctagcataattggtggaaagttttttactgacatctgggataatggtggccgagagatggccggagaaattattcgaagaagtgaaaagggtattcacgatgctagagaagtagctgaggctgctaaaaagagcacagaggccgaaggtcaattaggtatcaactaatagtttctatcgtgttgtaatcttaggctttaagatttgtttatgatgtgtaatagcaaagtagccgtgtcctgtccttcctcagatcctactgaagtatctccgggtgcacggccgaagggtgacgatgagattaaaaagatggctgaagctattatggatgaagttgtcgatcgactgttgaacgaagctgcagaagtggtacttagggaagactagatgctattgtaaaaacattttaaatgtaacatgtgtaatatcttgtaatcctgtatgtaacatatttgttttatttctctttatggttcaattctttacgatgcatgaaacttttcatacataccttttttgagtctttggcgaaaaaacaccttcccttcttttcatgcttcgtgaagaaaaatttctatgtatcacaacaatgtccatagtgctcagatgaagaatatccaagcttcgtgaaaacattctccgaagctgtactccgaagatgaagattgtgtctccttgtgacaacacgattttcactctttcaaagcatacttccgaagatcaatattgtgtccccttcttgtgccatatgcaacatgatgtatgatgctcatGCTATGcataatgatgtgatgatgttatgttatgtagatgacatttgttccgaaagatacacacatatccccacacaatatttttgtatcagcgctgattcttcgctgtaagctctgcattcccttaggaacgtctttggagcttcttcgccttttacttaggcggtataagctctgcattcccttaggaacgtctttggagcttcttcgccttttacttaggcggtataagctctgcattcccttaggaacgtctttggagcttcttcgccttttacttaggcggtataagctctgcattcccttaggaacgtctttggagcttcttcgccttttacttaggcggtataagctctgcattcccttaggaacgtctttggagcttcttcgccttttacttaggcggtataagctctgcattcccttaggaacgtctttggagcttcttcgccttttacttaggcggtataagctctgcattcccttaggaacgactttggagcagaaaacttacactgcgctcccttcggaacgactttttgtgacttcgtcagacttactctgcgttccttagaacgacttgttattgcttcgaagaattttcgatagtccgaaggtcctttttattatcacaaacctgtgaagaaaacatatttttcttgtaggaatcaacgaaactaattacatgaaacctaaacaatgttctttattacagaaaataaaactgaatgaaaaagattgctattaaggtaggatatttgtcaatagatgtgctttgattctggcacggtgctgttgaccatgcgagcttcggactgttctctgaagtccctttgatgtggagcatattggctcccttctggctgctggccctgttgcaacggaggtggaggcggaggctgttgccaggaagcttgaggctgactcgccgaagcagcagagactgcaggatggttgcccacatattctgggatgtagggcgaatgatacgaagctgtatgcatgacctgcttcggctgggcttgttgtgctgctgcttcagctatttccttttgcttctgtatagtaacatggcacatcctggtagtatggcctttgttctcaccgcagaataagcaaaagattcttctcggttgatcaccaaatcttcctccgaagcccctggcgcctctgcctcttggagctggtggccggaatgaGCTTTGCTGTTgaccagaagcctgtgaggagcattgtggcctttgctgttggtttcctctgtcatcattttgtgtagaattgtgaattgatctcacatgcctcgggtaaaaccttcctccgaagcccttggtcatttcagaaaacctgaaagcctcctcccttctttggcgaaaatcattgtcggcccgaatgtattcatccattttctggagaagcttctccaaagtttgaggaggcttcctggcgaagtactgagctgacggacctggccgaagccccttgatcatggcctcgatgacgatttcattgggcaccgttggtgcctgtgcccttagacgcaagaaccttcggacatatgcctgaaggtattcttcgtgatcctgagtgcactggaacagagcctgagcagtgaccggcttcgtctgaaatccttgaaagctggttaacaacaaatccttcagtttctgccatgaggtgattgttcctggtcgaagggaggaataccaggtttgagcaacacttctgacagccataacgaaagatttggccatgactgaagcattgccaccatacgaagacactgttgcttcgtagctcatcaaaaactgcttcggg harbors:
- the LOC100383429 gene encoding sodium/hydrogen exchanger, translating into MGLGLGALLKSGGLSVSDHDAIVSINIFIALLCSCIVIGHLLEGNRWVNESITALVMGLITGGVILLVTNGTNSRILVFSEDLFFIYLLPPIIFNAGFQVKKKQFFRNFITIILFGAIGTLISFVIISLGAMGLFKKLDVGPLELGDYLAIGAIFSATDSVCTLQVLNQDETPLLYSLVFGEGVVNDATSVVLFNAIENLDIDNFDAIVLLNFVGKFLYLFFTSTILGVATGLLSAYIIKKLCFARHSTDREVSIMILMAYLSYMISMLLDLSGILTVFFCGIVMSHYTWHNVTESSRVTTKHTFATLSFIAEIFLFLYVGMDALDIEKWKLASSSPKKPIALSAIILGLVMVGRAAFVFPLSFLSNLSKKEARPKISFKQQVIIWWAGLMRGAVSIALAYNKFTASGHTEVRVNAIMITSTVIVVLFSTMVFGLLTKPLLSLLIPPRTGLNTSSLLSSQSMLDPLLTSMMGSDFDVGQINSPQYNLQFILTAPARSVHRLWRKFDDRFMRPVFGGRGFVPFVPGSPVERSVPESHLGTVTEAERS